A window of the Cucurbita pepo subsp. pepo cultivar mu-cu-16 chromosome LG01, ASM280686v2, whole genome shotgun sequence genome harbors these coding sequences:
- the LOC111782258 gene encoding serine/threonine-protein kinase ppk15-like isoform X1, with product MAVSDVEAVLQFLRKNGFSEAESALKRDMVEKSGLGSFDFEKFFFPMVPPPPPLRIPSVSRKFPALSNGDADGKDRSGSNSVSSDDEFVSLRSSTSDVCSSEFINPYGIPSDSSSDIASQFDTARNYHEFDLPWYDEQEDVNFMTPSFEGQDLFGCPSEDKFIMTTERDEQFSSLSAPEKSILCCAAPSSDESLLEVIDHPYCVDRYKQLEGGFEGLPEDSIPFCKCCAANGEFYSQKTADCSYLNPSFNETVKDIATNCDSAPCRDYSKGFEDHNDPQNKVIEKSSVLNATSSYKDGSHEAEDEANESEAAADGDGVAADELPIYNICDDEFEVFDLRIIHRKNRTGFEESKDLPIVLNTVLAGRYYVTEYIGSAAFSKVVQAHDLQTGIDVCLKIIKNDKDFFDQSLDEIKLLKLVNKHDPADQHHILRLYDYFYHQERLFIVCELLRSNLYEFQKFNQESGGDAYFTFRRLQFIARQCLEALEFLHHLGIIHCDLKPENILMKSYKRCEIKVIDLGSSCFQSDNLCLYVQSRSYRAPEVMLGLSYDPKIDLWSLGCILAELWSGEVLFPNEAVVMILARMIGLFGPINTEMLLNGQETHKYFTEEYDLYYMNEETDQMELIIPEETSLEDHLQVFDSGFVDFLSNLLEIDPERRPTAKEALAHPWLSQSYE from the exons ATGGCGGTTTCCGACGTTGAAGCAGTACTGCAATTTCTGAGGAAAAATGGGTTCTCAGAGGCAGAGTCCGCTCTCAAAAGGGATATGGTCGAAAAATCCGGATTAggttcttttgattttgagaaattCTTCTTTCCTATGGTTCCTCCTCCACCTCCCCTTAGAATTCCATCCGTTTCCAGGAAATTTCCCGCTCTTTCCAACGGCGACGCCGACGGCAAGGATCGTTCTGGATCGAACTCTGTTTCCTCCGATGACGAGTTCGTGAGCTTGAGGTCTTCTACTTCTGATGTTTGCTCTTCTG AGTTCATCAATCCTTATGGTATTCCATCAGATTCTTCTTCAGATATTGCCTCTCAGTTCGACACGGCTCGCAATTACCATGAATTCGATTTGCCTTGGTATGATGAACAAGAGGATGTGAATTTCATGACACCCTCCTTTGAGGGTCAGGATTTGTTTGGCTGCCCAAGTGAGGATAAGTTCATAATGACTACTGAGAGAGATGAACAATTTAGTAGTTTATCAGCTCCGGAGAAGTCGATTCTTTGTTGTGCAGCTCCATCTAGTGATGAAAGTTTGCTCGAGGTCATCGATCATCCTTATTGTGTCGATAGATATAAGCAACTCGAAGGAGGCTTCGAGGGGTTGCCTGAGGATTCTATTCCTTTTTGCAAATGCTGTGCTGCCAATGGAGAGTTTTATAGCCAGAAGACTGCTGATTGTAGTTATCTGAATCCGAGTTTTAATGAAACAGTTAAAGACATTGCCACAAACTGTGATTCAGCTCCTTGTCGTGATTATTCGAAAGGGTTCGAAGATCACAATGATCCCCAAAATAAGGTTATCGAGAAAAGCTCGGTACTTAATGCAACCAGTAGCTATAAAGATGGAAGTCATGAAGCAGAGGATGAAGCCAATGAATCTGAAGCAGCTGCAGATGGAGATGGCGTTGCTGCTGACGAGCTCCCGATTTATAATATCTGCGACGACGAATTCGAAGTGTTTGATCTGAGAATTATACATAGAAAGAACAG GACTGGGTTTGAAGAAAGCAAGGATTTGCCTATTGTTCTAAATACGGTCCTTGCAGGCCGATACTACGTAACCGAGTACATAGGATCGGCCGCTTTTAGTAAGGTTGTCCAAGCACACGATCTTCAGACAGGAATCGACGTTTGCCTGAAGATCATAAAAAACGACAAAGATTTTTTCGATCAGAGCTTAGACgaaatcaaacttttaaagCTTGTCAACAAACACGACCCGGCAGATCAGCACCACATTTTACGACTTTACGACTACTTTTATCATCAG GAACGTCTCTTCATTGTTTGTGAACTACTTCGATCGAACTTGTACGagtttcaaaaattcaatcaagaaTCTGGTGGAGATGCTTATTTTACATTTCGTAGGTTGCAG TTCATCGCACGTCAATGTTTGGAGGCATTGGAGTTCTTGCATCATTTGGGAATCATTCACTGTGATCTAAAGCCAGAAAACATTCTTATGAAAAGTTACAAACGATGCGAGATTAAGGTTATCGACCTTGGAAGCAGTTGCTTTCAATCCGATAACTTGTGCCTATACGTGCAGTCTCGATCCTATAGAGCTCCCGAAGTAATGCTAGGCCTTTCATACGATCCAAAGATCGACTTGTGGTCTCTCGGTTGTATCTTGGCTGAGCTATGGTCTGGAGAA GTATTGTTTCCAAATGAGGCAGTTGTAATGATCCTTGCCCGGATGATCGGGTTGTTCGGTCCGATCAACACGGAGATGCTGCTAAACGGACAGGAGACACACAAATACTTCACAGAAGAATATGATCTGTATTATATGAATGAG GAAACGGATCAAATGGAACTCATCATCCCTGAAGAGACCTCCTTGGAGGATCATCTGCAGGTTTTCGACTCCGGGTTCGTTGATTTTCTCTCTAACTTACTCGAGATCGATCCAGAAAGACGACCAACTGCAAAGGAAGCACTTGCACACCCGTGGCTTTCGCAGTCGTACGAATAG
- the LOC111782258 gene encoding putative dual specificity tyrosine-phosphorylation-regulated kinase 3 homolog isoform X2 — MTPSFEGQDLFGCPSEDKFIMTTERDEQFSSLSAPEKSILCCAAPSSDESLLEVIDHPYCVDRYKQLEGGFEGLPEDSIPFCKCCAANGEFYSQKTADCSYLNPSFNETVKDIATNCDSAPCRDYSKGFEDHNDPQNKVIEKSSVLNATSSYKDGSHEAEDEANESEAAADGDGVAADELPIYNICDDEFEVFDLRIIHRKNRTGFEESKDLPIVLNTVLAGRYYVTEYIGSAAFSKVVQAHDLQTGIDVCLKIIKNDKDFFDQSLDEIKLLKLVNKHDPADQHHILRLYDYFYHQERLFIVCELLRSNLYEFQKFNQESGGDAYFTFRRLQFIARQCLEALEFLHHLGIIHCDLKPENILMKSYKRCEIKVIDLGSSCFQSDNLCLYVQSRSYRAPEVMLGLSYDPKIDLWSLGCILAELWSGEVLFPNEAVVMILARMIGLFGPINTEMLLNGQETHKYFTEEYDLYYMNEETDQMELIIPEETSLEDHLQVFDSGFVDFLSNLLEIDPERRPTAKEALAHPWLSQSYE; from the exons ATGACACCCTCCTTTGAGGGTCAGGATTTGTTTGGCTGCCCAAGTGAGGATAAGTTCATAATGACTACTGAGAGAGATGAACAATTTAGTAGTTTATCAGCTCCGGAGAAGTCGATTCTTTGTTGTGCAGCTCCATCTAGTGATGAAAGTTTGCTCGAGGTCATCGATCATCCTTATTGTGTCGATAGATATAAGCAACTCGAAGGAGGCTTCGAGGGGTTGCCTGAGGATTCTATTCCTTTTTGCAAATGCTGTGCTGCCAATGGAGAGTTTTATAGCCAGAAGACTGCTGATTGTAGTTATCTGAATCCGAGTTTTAATGAAACAGTTAAAGACATTGCCACAAACTGTGATTCAGCTCCTTGTCGTGATTATTCGAAAGGGTTCGAAGATCACAATGATCCCCAAAATAAGGTTATCGAGAAAAGCTCGGTACTTAATGCAACCAGTAGCTATAAAGATGGAAGTCATGAAGCAGAGGATGAAGCCAATGAATCTGAAGCAGCTGCAGATGGAGATGGCGTTGCTGCTGACGAGCTCCCGATTTATAATATCTGCGACGACGAATTCGAAGTGTTTGATCTGAGAATTATACATAGAAAGAACAG GACTGGGTTTGAAGAAAGCAAGGATTTGCCTATTGTTCTAAATACGGTCCTTGCAGGCCGATACTACGTAACCGAGTACATAGGATCGGCCGCTTTTAGTAAGGTTGTCCAAGCACACGATCTTCAGACAGGAATCGACGTTTGCCTGAAGATCATAAAAAACGACAAAGATTTTTTCGATCAGAGCTTAGACgaaatcaaacttttaaagCTTGTCAACAAACACGACCCGGCAGATCAGCACCACATTTTACGACTTTACGACTACTTTTATCATCAG GAACGTCTCTTCATTGTTTGTGAACTACTTCGATCGAACTTGTACGagtttcaaaaattcaatcaagaaTCTGGTGGAGATGCTTATTTTACATTTCGTAGGTTGCAG TTCATCGCACGTCAATGTTTGGAGGCATTGGAGTTCTTGCATCATTTGGGAATCATTCACTGTGATCTAAAGCCAGAAAACATTCTTATGAAAAGTTACAAACGATGCGAGATTAAGGTTATCGACCTTGGAAGCAGTTGCTTTCAATCCGATAACTTGTGCCTATACGTGCAGTCTCGATCCTATAGAGCTCCCGAAGTAATGCTAGGCCTTTCATACGATCCAAAGATCGACTTGTGGTCTCTCGGTTGTATCTTGGCTGAGCTATGGTCTGGAGAA GTATTGTTTCCAAATGAGGCAGTTGTAATGATCCTTGCCCGGATGATCGGGTTGTTCGGTCCGATCAACACGGAGATGCTGCTAAACGGACAGGAGACACACAAATACTTCACAGAAGAATATGATCTGTATTATATGAATGAG GAAACGGATCAAATGGAACTCATCATCCCTGAAGAGACCTCCTTGGAGGATCATCTGCAGGTTTTCGACTCCGGGTTCGTTGATTTTCTCTCTAACTTACTCGAGATCGATCCAGAAAGACGACCAACTGCAAAGGAAGCACTTGCACACCCGTGGCTTTCGCAGTCGTACGAATAG
- the LOC111782258 gene encoding serine/threonine-protein kinase ppk15-like isoform X3 encodes MYYAIYRTGFEESKDLPIVLNTVLAGRYYVTEYIGSAAFSKVVQAHDLQTGIDVCLKIIKNDKDFFDQSLDEIKLLKLVNKHDPADQHHILRLYDYFYHQERLFIVCELLRSNLYEFQKFNQESGGDAYFTFRRLQFIARQCLEALEFLHHLGIIHCDLKPENILMKSYKRCEIKVIDLGSSCFQSDNLCLYVQSRSYRAPEVMLGLSYDPKIDLWSLGCILAELWSGEVLFPNEAVVMILARMIGLFGPINTEMLLNGQETHKYFTEEYDLYYMNEETDQMELIIPEETSLEDHLQVFDSGFVDFLSNLLEIDPERRPTAKEALAHPWLSQSYE; translated from the exons ATGTATTATGCAATCTACAGGACTGGGTTTGAAGAAAGCAAGGATTTGCCTATTGTTCTAAATACGGTCCTTGCAGGCCGATACTACGTAACCGAGTACATAGGATCGGCCGCTTTTAGTAAGGTTGTCCAAGCACACGATCTTCAGACAGGAATCGACGTTTGCCTGAAGATCATAAAAAACGACAAAGATTTTTTCGATCAGAGCTTAGACgaaatcaaacttttaaagCTTGTCAACAAACACGACCCGGCAGATCAGCACCACATTTTACGACTTTACGACTACTTTTATCATCAG GAACGTCTCTTCATTGTTTGTGAACTACTTCGATCGAACTTGTACGagtttcaaaaattcaatcaagaaTCTGGTGGAGATGCTTATTTTACATTTCGTAGGTTGCAG TTCATCGCACGTCAATGTTTGGAGGCATTGGAGTTCTTGCATCATTTGGGAATCATTCACTGTGATCTAAAGCCAGAAAACATTCTTATGAAAAGTTACAAACGATGCGAGATTAAGGTTATCGACCTTGGAAGCAGTTGCTTTCAATCCGATAACTTGTGCCTATACGTGCAGTCTCGATCCTATAGAGCTCCCGAAGTAATGCTAGGCCTTTCATACGATCCAAAGATCGACTTGTGGTCTCTCGGTTGTATCTTGGCTGAGCTATGGTCTGGAGAA GTATTGTTTCCAAATGAGGCAGTTGTAATGATCCTTGCCCGGATGATCGGGTTGTTCGGTCCGATCAACACGGAGATGCTGCTAAACGGACAGGAGACACACAAATACTTCACAGAAGAATATGATCTGTATTATATGAATGAG GAAACGGATCAAATGGAACTCATCATCCCTGAAGAGACCTCCTTGGAGGATCATCTGCAGGTTTTCGACTCCGGGTTCGTTGATTTTCTCTCTAACTTACTCGAGATCGATCCAGAAAGACGACCAACTGCAAAGGAAGCACTTGCACACCCGTGGCTTTCGCAGTCGTACGAATAG
- the LOC111782258 gene encoding dual specificity tyrosine-phosphorylation-regulated kinase 3-like isoform X4 produces the protein MLILHFVGCRYVRFIARQCLEALEFLHHLGIIHCDLKPENILMKSYKRCEIKVIDLGSSCFQSDNLCLYVQSRSYRAPEVMLGLSYDPKIDLWSLGCILAELWSGEVLFPNEAVVMILARMIGLFGPINTEMLLNGQETHKYFTEEYDLYYMNEETDQMELIIPEETSLEDHLQVFDSGFVDFLSNLLEIDPERRPTAKEALAHPWLSQSYE, from the exons ATGCTTATTTTACATTTCGTAGGTTGCAGGTATGTTCGG TTCATCGCACGTCAATGTTTGGAGGCATTGGAGTTCTTGCATCATTTGGGAATCATTCACTGTGATCTAAAGCCAGAAAACATTCTTATGAAAAGTTACAAACGATGCGAGATTAAGGTTATCGACCTTGGAAGCAGTTGCTTTCAATCCGATAACTTGTGCCTATACGTGCAGTCTCGATCCTATAGAGCTCCCGAAGTAATGCTAGGCCTTTCATACGATCCAAAGATCGACTTGTGGTCTCTCGGTTGTATCTTGGCTGAGCTATGGTCTGGAGAA GTATTGTTTCCAAATGAGGCAGTTGTAATGATCCTTGCCCGGATGATCGGGTTGTTCGGTCCGATCAACACGGAGATGCTGCTAAACGGACAGGAGACACACAAATACTTCACAGAAGAATATGATCTGTATTATATGAATGAG GAAACGGATCAAATGGAACTCATCATCCCTGAAGAGACCTCCTTGGAGGATCATCTGCAGGTTTTCGACTCCGGGTTCGTTGATTTTCTCTCTAACTTACTCGAGATCGATCCAGAAAGACGACCAACTGCAAAGGAAGCACTTGCACACCCGTGGCTTTCGCAGTCGTACGAATAG